Proteins encoded in a region of the Deinococcus radiopugnans ATCC 19172 genome:
- a CDS encoding response regulator, whose translation MPRILVVDDDAAILKLVSVILSRAGHEVRTSNHPVEALELLKVFTPDLVISDVVMPYMTGLEFLEKLREHEQHSAIPFMLLSSHAERGDVRRGMNLGADDYLPKPFTPQDLTTAIDARLRRAGLTLQAEGGMQAKALGTAQVVWQGTPVSWVSRKALELFFFLLEHKEVTSWEAAEALWPEKDEARASSLFHTTLHRLRRSLSSETVVSANRRYALAGDLNPEYDVYRYELLATQAEHGSLGLEEMRELTGQYGTFLPGADSPWVDDVRARLEQKQMSVLSLAARAATEAGRSKDAAQFHQRALAIDPMSEMDWQGLARALDTIGDPRARLAAQREAWWAVDLD comes from the coding sequence ATGCCCCGCATTCTCGTGGTGGATGACGACGCCGCCATCCTCAAACTCGTCAGCGTGATTCTCAGCCGCGCCGGCCATGAAGTGCGGACCAGCAACCATCCGGTGGAGGCGCTGGAACTCCTGAAGGTCTTCACCCCCGATCTGGTGATCAGCGACGTGGTGATGCCGTACATGACGGGCCTGGAATTTCTGGAAAAGCTGCGCGAGCACGAGCAGCACTCGGCCATTCCCTTCATGCTGCTCAGCAGCCACGCCGAGCGCGGCGACGTGCGCCGGGGCATGAACCTGGGCGCGGACGACTACCTGCCCAAGCCGTTCACGCCGCAGGACCTGACCACCGCCATCGACGCCCGGTTGCGCCGCGCGGGCCTGACCCTGCAGGCCGAGGGCGGCATGCAGGCCAAGGCGCTGGGCACCGCGCAGGTGGTCTGGCAGGGCACGCCGGTGTCATGGGTCAGCCGCAAGGCGCTGGAACTGTTCTTCTTTCTCCTGGAACACAAGGAGGTCACCAGCTGGGAGGCCGCCGAGGCGCTGTGGCCGGAAAAGGACGAGGCCCGCGCCAGTTCGCTATTTCACACCACCCTGCACCGCCTGCGCCGCAGCCTGAGCAGCGAGACGGTGGTCAGCGCCAACCGCCGCTACGCGCTGGCCGGCGACCTGAATCCCGAATACGACGTGTACCGCTACGAACTGCTGGCGACCCAGGCCGAACACGGCAGCCTGGGCCTGGAGGAAATGCGCGAACTGACCGGGCAGTACGGCACCTTCCTGCCCGGCGCGGACAGCCCCTGGGTGGACGACGTGCGCGCCCGGCTGGAGCAAAAGCAGATGAGCGTCCTCAGTCTGGCCGCCCGCGCCGCCACCGAGGCGGGCCGGTCCAAGGACGCCGCGCAGTTCCACCAGCGCGCCCTGGCCATCGATCCCATGAGCGAGATGGACTGGCAGGGTCTGGCCCGCGCCCTGGACACCATCGGCGACCCCCGCGCCCGCCTGGCCGCCCAGCGCGAGGCGTGGTGGGCCGTGGACCTCGACTGA
- a CDS encoding amidohydrolase, giving the protein MPSPLTTAPLTLIQAQVITQDQTLPRAGAVLVGGGRVLAVGEFPELRALAPRAEVRDHRDLILTPGLCDAHTHLVAYGFSLSQINLHSARSISEVQARVGQVAMNTPAGTWIRGGGFLLSELGLGDYPTAALLDEVSPHHPVQLYSRDLHMTWVNSAALRAAGITEATPDPEGGQIVRPLGCLLEQASGLVSAVMPEPSEAEYLAAARVGADDLASRGYVSTHTMAYESPGAPRALQTLAARGELPLRVWACLPHTRLDAARELGLGPCTGGLFGWGGVKFFADGALGSRTAWLHAPGFADGSGTGIALDPPELIRERGLEAIALGLTPVTHAIGDRANTEVLNVYDDLRAAAEARGLRLRIEHSQHLRPEDIARHRGLVCSVQPIHLQADAPMIRELMPHLADGSYAFKSLMEAGAILAFGSDAPVAAPDPRASFAAAVTRVDDGGGQLAPHEAMSAEDVLWAHTRGPAMAAGWDDEGHIRPGARAAFTLWDRLGGHARALVL; this is encoded by the coding sequence ATGCCCTCTCCACTGACCACGGCTCCACTGACGCTGATCCAGGCCCAGGTGATCACCCAGGACCAGACGCTGCCGCGTGCCGGGGCGGTGCTGGTCGGCGGCGGACGCGTGCTGGCGGTGGGCGAGTTCCCGGAGTTGCGGGCGCTGGCGCCGCGCGCCGAGGTGCGGGATCACCGCGACCTGATTCTGACGCCGGGCCTGTGCGACGCGCACACCCATCTGGTGGCCTACGGCTTCTCGCTGTCGCAGATCAATCTGCACAGCGCGCGCAGCATCTCGGAGGTGCAGGCCAGAGTTGGGCAGGTGGCGATGAACACGCCCGCCGGCACCTGGATTCGCGGCGGCGGCTTTCTGCTGTCCGAGCTGGGGCTCGGTGATTACCCCACGGCGGCGCTGCTGGACGAGGTCAGCCCGCACCACCCGGTGCAGCTGTACTCGCGCGATCTGCACATGACCTGGGTCAACAGCGCCGCCCTGCGCGCCGCCGGCATCACCGAGGCCACCCCGGACCCCGAGGGCGGCCAGATCGTGCGCCCGCTGGGCTGCCTGCTGGAACAGGCCAGCGGGCTGGTGTCGGCCGTGATGCCTGAACCCAGCGAGGCCGAATATCTGGCGGCGGCGCGGGTGGGGGCCGACGATCTGGCCTCGCGCGGCTACGTCAGCACGCACACGATGGCCTATGAATCGCCCGGAGCGCCGCGCGCCCTGCAGACGCTGGCAGCGCGCGGCGAGCTGCCGCTGCGGGTCTGGGCCTGCCTGCCGCACACCCGTCTGGACGCGGCCCGCGAACTGGGGCTCGGCCCCTGCACGGGCGGGCTGTTCGGGTGGGGCGGCGTCAAGTTCTTCGCGGACGGCGCGCTGGGCAGCCGCACTGCCTGGCTGCACGCGCCGGGATTCGCGGACGGCTCCGGCACCGGCATCGCCCTGGACCCGCCCGAACTGATTCGCGAGCGTGGCCTGGAGGCCATCGCGCTGGGGCTGACCCCCGTGACCCACGCCATCGGGGACCGGGCCAATACCGAGGTGCTGAACGTGTACGACGATCTGCGCGCCGCCGCCGAAGCAAGGGGCCTGCGCCTGCGAATCGAGCATTCCCAGCACCTGCGCCCCGAGGACATCGCGCGCCACCGGGGCCTGGTGTGCAGCGTGCAGCCCATCCACCTGCAGGCCGACGCGCCCATGATCCGCGAATTGATGCCGCATCTGGCGGACGGCAGCTACGCCTTCAAATCCCTGATGGAGGCGGGGGCGATTCTGGCCTTCGGCAGCGACGCCCCGGTGGCGGCCCCCGATCCGCGGGCCAGCTTCGCCGCAGCGGTCACCCGGGTGGACGACGGCGGCGGGCAGCTGGCCCCGCACGAGGCCATGTCCGCCGAGGACGTTCTGTGGGCGCACACGCGCGGCCCCGCGATGGCGGCGGGCTGGGATGACGAGGGCCACATCCGCCCCGGTGCCCGCGCGGCCTTCACGCTGTGGGACCGGCTGGGGGGTCACGCGCGGGCGCTGGTGCTTTAA
- a CDS encoding trypco2 family protein: protein MPNRAVSVLDFVTAVQASVARDFGREGGDPSALVVQHIELELKTVLSEKAGGGFEWRLVTATGEATSAQTQTLSLCWERKAPEKTATTEALPADLEYQLITGLSALRIGADEWTRLSRNLPFQSVGGQLVFAVAVREDGSLYIGKFGGGAGQERLHTVTLKLAPLAAPDA from the coding sequence ATGCCCAACAGAGCCGTGTCGGTGCTGGACTTCGTGACGGCGGTGCAGGCCAGCGTCGCCCGGGACTTTGGCCGTGAGGGCGGCGATCCCAGCGCGCTGGTGGTGCAGCACATCGAGCTGGAGCTGAAAACGGTACTGTCTGAAAAGGCGGGCGGCGGCTTCGAGTGGCGGCTGGTCACGGCCACGGGAGAGGCGACCAGCGCCCAGACCCAGACTCTCTCGCTGTGCTGGGAGCGCAAGGCGCCGGAAAAGACCGCCACCACGGAAGCGCTGCCCGCCGATCTGGAGTACCAGCTGATCACCGGCCTGAGCGCCCTGCGCATCGGGGCCGATGAGTGGACGCGGCTCTCCCGCAACCTGCCCTTTCAATCGGTGGGCGGGCAACTGGTCTTCGCGGTGGCGGTCAGGGAGGACGGCAGCCTGTACATCGGCAAATTTGGGGGTGGCGCGGGCCAGGAACGGCTGCACACCGTAACCCTGAAACTGGCCCCGCTGGCTGCACCGGACGCTTAA